In one window of Palaemon carinicauda isolate YSFRI2023 chromosome 2, ASM3689809v2, whole genome shotgun sequence DNA:
- the LOC137627134 gene encoding uncharacterized protein isoform X1, translating into MESEKGEWIKEASDIERLYELSHKRRSFLLAYQLSLSSLQPLEEGHVRKALIHLHRKCPALRICFGERNGQTWLRYMRKEELDFQVQVVKDAEPDEIRDLLQTYRYNSEEGPLWCARLLLCENDPLALDKELPYISHLFIGIHHGICDGFTMMKVCGAFVRILNDVIDNKPVCDKDQIGYFVQDPETEKIVSAKMSAIQMNPSLMQEIISNADDKGIGIPLLLKVQPLPDGEDKTCNLTHVLDKDTTSRFLDKCRAEGVTFSAGFSALVNVAIASFLVENNYIQDYYRICSGQLINLRRYWTADRTESLGCHILAPLYLWAKVPIDFSTKFWDFARTLHRDLLHHIKIESIFVREAYAKLTNSKDLDYDDIYFSSNPMQIDCTFSNLGDVTDFLGDTGGHVKPYFLGRHISLHYSDIKNFSYFIHTFRGRFIVSILYNTKFVTKAVTQKHCDQIFTIMEKVLNGTIY; encoded by the exons ATGGAATCCGAAAAGGGAGAGTGGATCAAGGAAGCTTCTGATATTGAGAGGCTCTACGAATTGAGTCATAAAAGGAGAAGTTTCTTATTGGCTTATCAGTTAAGTTTGAGCAGTCTCCAGCCCCTTGAGGAAGGACATGTAAGAAAGGCCCTTATTCATCTTCACAG GAAATGCCCCGCTCTCCGCATTTGCTTTGGTGAACGTAACGGTCAAACTTGGCTTCGATACATGAGGAAGGAGGAACTCGATTTTCAGGTACAG GTTGTGAAAGATGCAGAACCTGACGAAATTAGAGATTTGTTACAGACTTATCGGTACAACTCCGAAGAAGGCCCTTTATGGTGTGCCCGATTACTATTATGTGAAAATGATCCTTTAGCCTTGGATAAAGAACTCCCCTACATCTCTCACTTATTCATTGGAATACATCACGGCATCTGTGACGGATTCACCATGATGAAAGTCTGTGGAGCTTTTGTCAGGATTCTGAATGACGTCATAGACAACAAACCTGTGTGTGACAAGGATCAGATTGGCTATTTTGTACAAGATCCAGAAACAGAAAAAATTGTTTCTGCCAAGATGTCTGCCATTCAAATGAACCCATCTTTAATGCAGGAGATCATTTCAAATGCAGACGACAAAGGCATTGGAATCCCATTGCTTTTAAAAGTTCAACCTCTTCCAGATGGAGAAGACAAGACTTGTAATCTAACACATGTTTTAGACAAAGACACCACATCAAGATTTCTTGACAAATGTAGAGCCGAAGGAGTAACATTTAGTGCAGGATTTTCTGCCCTTGTCAATGTGGCCATAGCATCGTTCTTGGTAGAAAACAATTATATCCAAGATTATTACAGAATATGTAGTGGTCAGCTCATCAATTTACGTCGGTACTGGACAGCTGATCGAACCGAATCTCTGGGATGCCATATCCTGGCTCCACTGTATTTATGGGCAAAAGTACCGATAGATTTTAGTACAAAGTTTTGGGATTTTGCTCGAACTCTTCATCGAGATCTTCTCCATCATATTAAGATAGAGTCGATTTTCGTACGCGAAGCTTATGCTAAGTTAACCAACAGCAAAGATCtcgattatgatgatatatacttCTCATCCAACCCGATGCAAATAGACTGTACGTTTTCTAATTTAGGAGACGTAACTGATTTTCTGGGGGACACAGGAGGCCACGTAAAACCTTATTTTTTGGGGCGACACATTTCACTCCATTATTCAGAtatcaaaaacttttcatattTTATCCATACATTTAGGGGTCGGTTCATAGTAAGTATACTATATAATACTAAGTTCGTTACAAAAGCTGTAACTCAAAAACACTGTGACCAGATCTTTACCATAATGGAAAAGGTCTTAAATGGTACTATTTATTAG
- the LOC137627134 gene encoding uncharacterized protein isoform X2, which yields MESEKGEWIKEASDIERLYELSHKRRSFLLAYQLSLSSLQPLEEGHVRKALIHLHRKCPALRICFGERNGQTWLRYMRKEELDFQVVKDAEPDEIRDLLQTYRYNSEEGPLWCARLLLCENDPLALDKELPYISHLFIGIHHGICDGFTMMKVCGAFVRILNDVIDNKPVCDKDQIGYFVQDPETEKIVSAKMSAIQMNPSLMQEIISNADDKGIGIPLLLKVQPLPDGEDKTCNLTHVLDKDTTSRFLDKCRAEGVTFSAGFSALVNVAIASFLVENNYIQDYYRICSGQLINLRRYWTADRTESLGCHILAPLYLWAKVPIDFSTKFWDFARTLHRDLLHHIKIESIFVREAYAKLTNSKDLDYDDIYFSSNPMQIDCTFSNLGDVTDFLGDTGGHVKPYFLGRHISLHYSDIKNFSYFIHTFRGRFIVSILYNTKFVTKAVTQKHCDQIFTIMEKVLNGTIY from the exons ATGGAATCCGAAAAGGGAGAGTGGATCAAGGAAGCTTCTGATATTGAGAGGCTCTACGAATTGAGTCATAAAAGGAGAAGTTTCTTATTGGCTTATCAGTTAAGTTTGAGCAGTCTCCAGCCCCTTGAGGAAGGACATGTAAGAAAGGCCCTTATTCATCTTCACAG GAAATGCCCCGCTCTCCGCATTTGCTTTGGTGAACGTAACGGTCAAACTTGGCTTCGATACATGAGGAAGGAGGAACTCGATTTTCAG GTTGTGAAAGATGCAGAACCTGACGAAATTAGAGATTTGTTACAGACTTATCGGTACAACTCCGAAGAAGGCCCTTTATGGTGTGCCCGATTACTATTATGTGAAAATGATCCTTTAGCCTTGGATAAAGAACTCCCCTACATCTCTCACTTATTCATTGGAATACATCACGGCATCTGTGACGGATTCACCATGATGAAAGTCTGTGGAGCTTTTGTCAGGATTCTGAATGACGTCATAGACAACAAACCTGTGTGTGACAAGGATCAGATTGGCTATTTTGTACAAGATCCAGAAACAGAAAAAATTGTTTCTGCCAAGATGTCTGCCATTCAAATGAACCCATCTTTAATGCAGGAGATCATTTCAAATGCAGACGACAAAGGCATTGGAATCCCATTGCTTTTAAAAGTTCAACCTCTTCCAGATGGAGAAGACAAGACTTGTAATCTAACACATGTTTTAGACAAAGACACCACATCAAGATTTCTTGACAAATGTAGAGCCGAAGGAGTAACATTTAGTGCAGGATTTTCTGCCCTTGTCAATGTGGCCATAGCATCGTTCTTGGTAGAAAACAATTATATCCAAGATTATTACAGAATATGTAGTGGTCAGCTCATCAATTTACGTCGGTACTGGACAGCTGATCGAACCGAATCTCTGGGATGCCATATCCTGGCTCCACTGTATTTATGGGCAAAAGTACCGATAGATTTTAGTACAAAGTTTTGGGATTTTGCTCGAACTCTTCATCGAGATCTTCTCCATCATATTAAGATAGAGTCGATTTTCGTACGCGAAGCTTATGCTAAGTTAACCAACAGCAAAGATCtcgattatgatgatatatacttCTCATCCAACCCGATGCAAATAGACTGTACGTTTTCTAATTTAGGAGACGTAACTGATTTTCTGGGGGACACAGGAGGCCACGTAAAACCTTATTTTTTGGGGCGACACATTTCACTCCATTATTCAGAtatcaaaaacttttcatattTTATCCATACATTTAGGGGTCGGTTCATAGTAAGTATACTATATAATACTAAGTTCGTTACAAAAGCTGTAACTCAAAAACACTGTGACCAGATCTTTACCATAATGGAAAAGGTCTTAAATGGTACTATTTATTAG